AAGGTAGTATACAAACTGTTGTATACCAACGGTACGGAATCAGAGGAAGAAGAACGCACAATGATCGGTGTGGATAGTATGTATTACGTAGACATTCCAGCAGATGAAATCGTGAATACAGTAGCGTTGATAAAGTACCAGATTTTTGCATATGACGGTGATGAAAACGAAACTGTCTCCCCTAAGTCAGGACAGTATCATGAAGTGATACACCGCAGTTTGATAGAAAAAACGGTCCTGCCCACAGGCGGACGTGTGGTAATAGCGGATGGTAATCCTGAAGACGGTGAAGTAGAAGTAAAACTTCCTTCGGGGTTGAGCAGCAGTAATATTAATGTAAGGATGATGCAGAAGGAAGTAACGTCAGTGCCAGCGGTAAAGAGCAGCCAGTTGATTACCACGGGAATATCCTTGCCTATAGCGGCATACGAGATTGATACTGATGTGAAGACACTGACAATACCCGCGGATATAACCTTGTTGTACTTTGACGTAGATGATGATGGGATAGTTGACGGTACGGACATAGATGAAACACGGTTACAGGTGTACTGGCATGACAGCAATGACTGGCGGTATGTTGGCGGAGTGGTGAATACTGCAAAGAATACGTTAACGGTAAAGGTAAGCCATTTTTCGTTATTCGGTATATTCCCTTCAGCATCACTAAGCAGCATTGATGCGGAACAGTTTAAACCAAAAGAAAAGATTATCACGCCTAATAGCGACGGCTCAAACGACTTCGCGTGTTTCAACGGTATACACAACTACTGGCAAGCATTAAGTTTGGCTGATAGTACGCAAGAAATGAGTTGGGTAAAGATATTTGATGTTCAGAACCGTATGGTGAGGACGATAGAGAGTATAGATATATGGGACGGCAGGAATACCAACGGCGAATTTGTGGAGAACGGTATATATATCTACCAGTTTGTAATCAACGGCAAGACTGTCACCGGATCGATAGTTATCGCAAAGTAAAGAATTATGATATCCCGGTTGATGTATAACGGTAAGTATTTAAAAGTCAGGCGGGATACCTTAACACTTCCCAATGGTAAAGTTATGGATATCGAGTATGTAAACCATCCCGGTGCGGTGATTATTATCCCGTTTCTTTCCCCGTCAAAGATTGTTATGATAAAACAATACCGTCCTGTTGTAAGGCAGTACGTCTATGAACTTCCCGCAGGGACAATAGAAAAAAATGAATCCCCTGTTATATGCGCAAAACGCGAGGTTATAGAAGAAACGGGTTAT
This region of Elusimicrobiota bacterium genomic DNA includes:
- a CDS encoding NUDIX hydrolase → MISRLMYNGKYLKVRRDTLTLPNGKVMDIEYVNHPGAVIIIPFLSPSKIVMIKQYRPVVRQYVYELPAGTIEKNESPVICAKREVIEETGYRAGKIRKVADIYPLPAYTDEVIHLYKATQLKYVGTKFDDNEVIENVVVTKREVNKMFRQGKFVNSETISVFTLCGWL